From one Candidatus Lernaella stagnicola genomic stretch:
- a CDS encoding alkaline phosphatase family protein gives MNRRIFVKGMAGATAALAVGCGTDSETIHSGMSTKDGRRLLVIAFDGFDPRLARRWMEEGRLPNLMKLRNAGSFSELITSIPPQSPVAWSNFITGVDPGGHGIFDFIHRDPKTYLPFLSTSKAESPSQFWKIGNYKFPRDGGDMKLLRKGKAFWEYLADNNVPATVVAIPSNFPPVEGPFRSLSGMGTPDLLGGYGSFSYFTDDPPPENPDKEITGGKVFPVDVVDGIVEAAIVGPKNTYVQTEKGQSTPDAEVPFRTYVDTDAGAAVIELNAERFTLKVGEWSEWKHVDFTLVPGVVKVGGNVRFLLKSVTPSFALYVSPINIDPSDPVMPISTPGDYAKELSEEAMDGKPYYTQGIAEDTKALSSGIFTNAEFLQQAEKVFEEKSAMYRYELSRFKDGFLFFYFSASDLLTHMFWRTMEPDHPAFDPVRDGDYVNVVRDTYEKLDKTLGDAMKLIDEKTALLVMSDHGFAPYRKSFHVSSWLLDQGYITLRDTDDRAAEFLANVNWYGTKAYTLGINGIYLNQMGREKNGIVGPADADRILDEIVEKLLTITDPENGKQVVSHVYKTSEVYHGEYAKRAPDLIVGFARGYRASWETALGSFPEGDYLRKNTDAWGGDHCMATEEVPGVLYTSQPIKLGDPSLLDLPVTILEYFDIPRPPQMKGRNVFTGK, from the coding sequence ATGAATCGACGCATTTTCGTAAAGGGCATGGCCGGCGCGACAGCCGCGCTCGCCGTGGGTTGCGGCACCGATAGCGAAACCATTCATTCGGGCATGTCCACCAAGGACGGACGCCGACTGCTGGTGATCGCCTTCGACGGCTTCGACCCGAGATTGGCTCGCCGCTGGATGGAAGAGGGGCGGCTGCCGAACCTGATGAAGCTTCGCAATGCCGGGTCGTTTTCGGAGTTGATCACGTCGATTCCGCCGCAAAGCCCGGTGGCATGGTCGAACTTCATCACCGGCGTGGACCCCGGCGGGCACGGCATTTTCGACTTCATTCATCGCGACCCCAAAACCTACCTGCCGTTTCTTTCCACGAGCAAGGCGGAGTCGCCGAGCCAATTTTGGAAAATCGGCAATTACAAATTCCCGCGCGACGGCGGCGACATGAAGCTGCTGCGCAAGGGCAAGGCGTTTTGGGAATACCTGGCCGATAACAACGTGCCCGCGACTGTGGTCGCGATACCCAGCAATTTCCCACCCGTCGAAGGGCCGTTTCGGTCGCTTTCGGGCATGGGTACGCCGGATTTGCTCGGCGGCTACGGCAGCTTCTCGTATTTCACCGACGACCCCCCGCCCGAGAATCCTGACAAAGAGATCACCGGCGGCAAGGTGTTCCCGGTGGACGTGGTGGACGGCATCGTCGAGGCGGCGATCGTCGGCCCGAAAAACACTTACGTGCAAACCGAGAAGGGGCAGTCGACGCCCGACGCCGAAGTACCGTTTCGAACCTACGTGGATACCGACGCGGGCGCGGCGGTGATTGAACTCAACGCCGAGCGTTTCACGCTTAAAGTGGGCGAGTGGAGCGAGTGGAAACACGTCGATTTCACTTTGGTGCCCGGTGTGGTGAAGGTGGGCGGCAACGTGCGTTTTCTGCTCAAATCGGTCACGCCGAGCTTCGCGCTCTACGTCTCGCCGATCAACATCGATCCGAGCGACCCGGTGATGCCCATCAGCACGCCTGGGGATTACGCCAAGGAACTCTCCGAAGAAGCGATGGACGGCAAGCCGTACTACACGCAGGGGATCGCCGAGGACACCAAGGCGCTTTCCTCCGGTATTTTCACCAACGCGGAGTTTTTGCAGCAGGCCGAAAAGGTGTTCGAGGAAAAGTCGGCAATGTACCGTTACGAGCTCTCGCGGTTCAAAGACGGGTTCTTGTTCTTCTATTTCTCGGCGTCCGACCTGCTCACACATATGTTCTGGCGAACGATGGAACCGGATCATCCGGCCTTCGATCCCGTACGCGACGGCGATTACGTCAACGTGGTGCGCGACACGTATGAGAAACTCGACAAGACACTCGGCGACGCGATGAAGCTGATCGACGAAAAGACTGCCTTGCTCGTGATGAGCGATCACGGTTTCGCGCCGTACCGCAAGTCGTTCCATGTTTCCTCGTGGCTGCTCGATCAGGGCTACATCACGCTGCGGGATACGGACGATCGCGCGGCGGAGTTCCTGGCGAACGTGAACTGGTACGGCACGAAGGCCTACACGCTGGGCATCAACGGCATCTACCTCAACCAGATGGGGCGCGAGAAAAACGGCATCGTCGGGCCGGCCGACGCCGACCGCATTCTGGATGAAATCGTCGAGAAGCTGTTGACGATCACCGATCCGGAAAACGGCAAGCAGGTGGTCAGTCACGTCTATAAAACGTCCGAGGTGTATCACGGTGAGTACGCCAAACGGGCGCCGGATTTGATCGTCGGCTTTGCGCGAGGGTATCGCGCTAGTTGGGAAACCGCCCTCGGCTCCTTCCCCGAAGGCGATTACCTGCGCAAGAACACCGACGCCTGGGGCGGCGACCACTGCATGGCCACCGAAGAAGTGCCGGGCGTTTTGTACACCAGCCAGCCGATCAAGCTGGGCGATCCGTCGTTGCTCGATCTGCCGGTGACGATTTTGGAATACTTCGATATTCCGCGGCCGCCGCAAATGAAGGGTAGAAACGTATTTACCGGTAAGTGA